Proteins from a genomic interval of Psychrobacter fulvigenes:
- a CDS encoding helix-turn-helix domain-containing protein has protein sequence MLSFEQYPLFKQFERLPDGSWHPEDIKTAIRKTGVTMAELCQAVGVPKSSASKALAEPFTQGEIAIAQYLEVPVQLLFPTRWTVDKKRVRPRYADKYTTVAEMLS, from the coding sequence ATGTTGAGCTTTGAGCAGTATCCATTATTTAAACAGTTTGAACGCCTGCCTGATGGTAGCTGGCACCCAGAGGATATCAAAACTGCTATCCGTAAAACTGGGGTGACGATGGCTGAGCTGTGTCAAGCAGTGGGTGTACCTAAAAGCTCGGCTAGTAAGGCGCTGGCTGAACCCTTTACTCAAGGCGAAATCGCTATTGCGCAATACCTTGAGGTACCAGTGCAATTGCTGTTCCCCACGCGCTGGACGGTGGACAAAAAGCGCGTTAGACCAAGGTATGCCGACAAATATACCACGGTTGCGGAGATGTTGTCATGA
- a CDS encoding helix-turn-helix domain-containing protein, with product MSSELNENNMELDTPLKKRLYQLMTDEEKRQPFSFATRIDIGKSTFHNIWTKGSTSIHRGTAKKIADATGVDVDWLHKGIGEPYKSSDTAEKGIDHNVESQPQPVTPSLATVDTDGIDMQMMIEALTIVDNYLSEHQKRMAPERKAELVVAIYDLLCKSPEAGSTIATMLKFAV from the coding sequence ATGAGTTCCGAATTAAACGAAAATAATATGGAACTGGATACGCCACTTAAAAAACGGCTATACCAGCTTATGACCGACGAAGAGAAACGACAGCCATTTTCTTTTGCTACTCGCATTGATATAGGCAAGTCCACTTTTCATAACATCTGGACAAAGGGCAGCACCAGCATTCATAGAGGCACAGCCAAAAAAATAGCCGACGCTACAGGAGTAGACGTCGACTGGTTACACAAGGGTATTGGTGAGCCATATAAGAGTAGCGATACAGCAGAGAAGGGTATTGACCATAACGTTGAGAGTCAGCCGCAGCCAGTCACGCCCTCGCTTGCGACAGTAGACACAGACGGTATCGACATGCAGATGATGATAGAAGCCCTGACTATAGTGGACAACTATCTGAGTGAGCACCAGAAGCGCATGGCACCTGAGCGCAAAGCCGAGCTGGTAGTCGCCATCTATGACCTGCTTTGTAAAAGCCCCGAGGCAGGCAGCACCATTGCCACCATGCTCAAATTTGCAGTTTAA
- a CDS encoding CopG family transcriptional regulator, which produces MIPVRIKNKFSDHPQKVTRPVSIRLSEEMIELLESTSSELGFKRIQGLIRLYIRQGLDRDHQDYTLAHDELFIETLRKSGVSQHIIDKAIVVTHDNSITHPLSELQNND; this is translated from the coding sequence ATGATACCTGTACGCATAAAAAATAAATTTTCTGATCATCCGCAAAAAGTCACGCGCCCAGTTAGTATTCGTCTTTCTGAAGAGATGATTGAGTTACTAGAATCAACCTCATCAGAGCTTGGTTTCAAACGCATTCAAGGCCTAATCCGCCTCTACATTCGTCAAGGTCTCGACCGTGACCATCAAGACTATACCTTAGCGCATGATGAGCTATTCATTGAGACCCTGCGCAAAAGCGGTGTTAGCCAGCATATCATCGATAAAGCTATCGTAGTGACACACGACAATAGCATTACTCACCCATTGTCTGAACTTCAAAACAACGATTAA
- a CDS encoding SDR family NAD(P)-dependent oxidoreductase, whose translation MTDSPEKSHILITGATSGIGYQLAKDYLAAGHEVYAVGRDDDALSELKKLGAIPIDLDLMDRDKVIEAFDKIDQIDLAICGAGMCEYLDMPNFDSSVFMKVMSVNMGTLSHAIEGVLPKLIASQGRLVGLGSASAYVPFARAEAYGSSKAAIHYLMKTLQISLAPHNVDVSLVVPGFVKTPMTKQNDFPMPFIQTTEQASQAIRDGIENGDEVIEFPKKLTLPLKTLGLLPDLLWQQVSEKLYKDN comes from the coding sequence ATGACTGACTCTCCTGAAAAATCACACATCCTCATCACTGGCGCGACTTCTGGCATTGGTTATCAACTGGCTAAAGATTACTTAGCAGCAGGCCACGAGGTGTACGCGGTTGGCCGTGATGACGACGCCTTATCTGAGCTAAAAAAACTAGGCGCCATACCAATCGACTTGGATCTCATGGATCGTGACAAAGTCATTGAGGCCTTTGATAAAATCGACCAGATTGATTTAGCGATTTGTGGTGCGGGGATGTGCGAGTATTTAGACATGCCAAATTTTGATAGCAGTGTCTTTATGAAAGTGATGTCTGTCAATATGGGCACGTTATCGCATGCCATTGAAGGGGTATTACCCAAGCTGATTGCGTCACAGGGGCGTTTGGTTGGCCTTGGCTCTGCATCGGCCTATGTCCCATTTGCTCGTGCCGAGGCCTATGGTAGCTCAAAGGCAGCGATTCATTATTTGATGAAAACCTTACAAATTAGCTTAGCGCCACATAACGTCGACGTCAGCCTGGTAGTGCCAGGGTTTGTAAAAACGCCAATGACCAAGCAAAACGACTTCCCAATGCCATTTATTCAAACCACCGAGCAGGCAAGCCAAGCCATTCGTGACGGCATCGAAAATGGTGATGAGGTGATTGAGTTTCCCAAAAAGCTTACCTTACCTCTTAAAACGCTGGGGCTGCTACCAGACCTGCTATGGCAGCAAGTCAGTGAAAAGCTTTATAAAGATAATTAA
- a CDS encoding NAD(P)/FAD-dependent oxidoreductase translates to MSFIRRKHSADKNNNQNSKIANATTNADEVPAKKRIAIIGSGVSGLTCAHYLSKPPLASQYAVTIFEANDYIGGHVNTIDVTLQYGKKAKAKHVEKSAIDTGFIVFNERTYPNFFRLLDDLQIPFQATDMSFSVKNSAQKFEYNGHTINTLLSQRKNVLSPKFWRFINDILQFNKHIKQLRQEFETARIEGQDTSVFTEQTLGHYLASKRYGRLFTDNYLLPMVSAIWSTSLEEVQDLPLIFFARFFDNHGLLDIVNRPQWFTIKGGSKQYVNKLIPRFVKAGGTVRVNTPVQSVVRHESHVTLTVTDNNMTTAKDKVDAQELIFDEVIFACHADMALKLLKDASVDEAEVLEKFRFTKNTAVLHTDSKVLPKKPLAWASWNYLLDDELLDGELLNSKLDKEQTLKDQQLASKPTASKQAAAKQTASKPVLTYHMNILQRLTKQHNYLVTLNPSTLNSSIDEVQAIKSIHYSHPIFDKEMIAAQNEWSRISGNGLQTHFCGAYWFNGFHEDGVRSGLRVCQALGSAIDIKETVDPSHLPDGDSAHTPFRYKDMPVKADRNTRKLQKRQVMSATTNQGLNDYVASLQQEPQAPIKQKRGLFGRRKVKS, encoded by the coding sequence ATGTCATTCATCCGTCGTAAACATTCAGCAGATAAAAATAATAATCAAAATAGTAAGATTGCAAATGCTACTACCAATGCTGATGAAGTACCTGCCAAAAAACGCATCGCTATCATAGGCTCTGGTGTATCTGGATTGACTTGTGCCCATTATTTATCTAAGCCGCCTTTGGCCAGTCAATATGCAGTGACGATATTTGAGGCCAATGATTATATCGGTGGCCATGTAAATACCATCGATGTGACGCTGCAGTATGGTAAGAAGGCAAAAGCCAAACACGTAGAAAAGAGTGCGATAGATACGGGGTTTATCGTTTTTAATGAGCGTACTTATCCTAACTTTTTTCGTCTGCTTGATGATTTGCAAATACCCTTTCAGGCAACGGACATGAGTTTTTCAGTTAAAAACAGCGCCCAAAAATTTGAATACAACGGACATACAATCAATACGCTGTTATCGCAGCGCAAAAATGTATTGAGTCCTAAGTTTTGGCGGTTTATTAATGACATTTTGCAGTTTAATAAGCATATCAAACAGCTACGTCAAGAGTTTGAGACCGCGCGTATAGAAGGGCAAGACACCAGTGTTTTCACCGAGCAAACCCTTGGTCATTATTTGGCAAGTAAGCGTTATGGGCGGTTGTTTACCGATAACTATCTGCTACCCATGGTTTCCGCGATTTGGTCGACCAGCCTGGAAGAAGTACAAGACTTACCCTTGATATTCTTTGCACGATTCTTTGACAATCACGGTCTACTAGACATTGTCAATCGTCCGCAGTGGTTTACGATTAAAGGCGGCTCCAAGCAGTATGTCAATAAGCTCATTCCACGCTTTGTTAAGGCAGGGGGCACGGTTCGAGTCAATACTCCTGTGCAGTCGGTGGTGCGTCATGAGAGTCATGTCACACTAACCGTCACAGATAATAATATGACGACTGCTAAAGATAAGGTAGATGCGCAAGAGTTGATTTTTGATGAGGTTATCTTTGCTTGCCATGCCGATATGGCGCTGAAGCTATTAAAAGATGCAAGTGTAGATGAGGCTGAAGTATTGGAGAAGTTTCGTTTTACTAAAAATACGGCGGTGCTACATACGGATAGTAAGGTGTTACCGAAAAAGCCGTTGGCATGGGCAAGTTGGAACTACTTGCTTGATGATGAGCTGCTTGATGGCGAGCTGCTTAATAGTAAGTTGGACAAAGAGCAGACGCTAAAAGATCAGCAACTAGCTTCAAAGCCAACAGCATCAAAACAAGCAGCTGCAAAGCAGACAGCGTCAAAGCCAGTACTGACGTATCATATGAATATCTTGCAGCGTCTGACCAAGCAGCATAACTATCTGGTTACTCTCAATCCGTCTACACTCAACAGCAGTATTGACGAAGTACAAGCCATTAAAAGCATTCATTATAGTCATCCGATTTTTGATAAAGAGATGATTGCTGCGCAAAATGAGTGGTCACGCATCTCTGGCAATGGTTTACAGACGCATTTTTGTGGTGCATATTGGTTCAATGGCTTTCATGAAGATGGAGTGCGTAGCGGATTGCGAGTTTGTCAGGCGCTCGGTAGCGCAATTGACATCAAAGAGACAGTAGATCCAAGCCATTTGCCTGATGGCGATAGCGCACATACGCCATTTCGTTATAAAGATATGCCTGTCAAAGCAGACAGAAATACTCGTAAGCTGCAAAAGCGCCAAGTGATGAGTGCGACTACCAACCAAGGGCTCAATGACTATGTAGCTAGCTTGCAGCAGGAGCCACAGGCGCCGATCAAGCAAAAGCGTGGTCTCTTTGGTCGCCGTAAAGTGAAGAGTTAA
- a CDS encoding DUF1365 domain-containing protein, with product MPTKEQSSDPTKTKTATLMPHQIFHGTTWHSRLLPSVHKFAYPYRYWGINISALAAGQALPEVNAAVDKSKFLKKLPFNKMLAKALPLFSAQHKALQQFYPDDYLQQLEQKDVGSTDDTTNESRVNPINDDVNPMQALQQRLIQAFIEQTGSAPTGDMIGMMVCRNAGVYFSPVNFYLGFDKQRVPTHLLAEVSNTPWDKRHYYGFLLDGTDTEFCHDKDFHVSPFNPIDQLYRWQVKVTKQADDCLQVRIAINISDVRGEVLKTGIKMTGVPMSADTVRDSLRKNPLMNITSLTRIYWHALKLYAIKKVPYINYDEKLVDSQQDDSKSPS from the coding sequence ATGCCCACCAAAGAGCAGTCGTCTGACCCTACAAAAACTAAAACAGCAACCTTGATGCCGCATCAAATATTTCATGGCACGACATGGCATAGTCGTTTATTGCCAAGTGTGCATAAGTTTGCGTATCCGTATCGCTACTGGGGCATCAATATCAGTGCTTTGGCAGCAGGGCAGGCATTACCTGAAGTGAATGCAGCAGTCGATAAAAGCAAGTTTCTAAAAAAACTGCCCTTTAATAAAATGCTAGCAAAAGCGTTGCCGCTGTTTTCTGCTCAGCATAAAGCTTTGCAGCAATTTTATCCTGATGACTATTTGCAACAATTAGAGCAAAAGGATGTAGGTAGTACTGATGATACGACTAATGAAAGTAGGGTTAATCCAATCAATGACGACGTTAATCCTATGCAAGCTTTGCAGCAGCGGCTAATTCAGGCATTTATTGAGCAGACGGGTAGTGCGCCTACAGGTGATATGATCGGTATGATGGTTTGTCGCAATGCGGGCGTGTACTTTAGCCCAGTCAATTTTTATTTGGGCTTTGATAAGCAGCGAGTGCCGACTCATCTTTTGGCTGAGGTATCTAATACCCCTTGGGATAAGCGTCATTATTATGGGTTTTTACTTGATGGCACGGACACAGAGTTTTGTCATGATAAAGACTTTCATGTATCACCCTTTAATCCTATAGACCAGCTATATCGCTGGCAGGTAAAAGTGACAAAACAAGCAGATGACTGCCTACAAGTCCGTATCGCCATCAATATCAGTGATGTGCGTGGTGAGGTGCTTAAAACAGGTATTAAGATGACAGGCGTACCCATGAGCGCGGATACGGTTCGTGACAGTCTACGGAAAAACCCGCTAATGAATATCACCTCACTGACACGAATCTATTGGCATGCGCTTAAGCTCTATGCGATTAAAAAAGTACCTTATATTAACTATGATGAAAAGCTGGTAGACAGTCAGCAGGATGACTCAAAAAGTCCCAGTTAG
- a CDS encoding SAM-dependent methyltransferase, which translates to MPTRPTDRTPNSKLEKLSAHVSKTVNDSAFAKPVSNSVNYLARQAICRALKNLQFGSLTLIEAYGKGTANRQTFGEDVKKSNGKTPAHLSSSAVGRHPLHVTMKIHDANVYRRLLFGGSIALADSYIEGEWDTEDLTGLIRLAARNLAVFNGLENRFAGLSKALEKAKHRLRGNDKAGSKSNILAHYDLGNAMYERFLDPTMMYSSAVYVTPDTSLAQAQQHKLALICQRLQLRENDHVIEIGTGWGGFAIYAATHYGCQVTTTTISDAQYTEAQRRIEKAGLSSKIRLLKQDYRELTGHYDKLVSIEMIEAVGYEYLPTFFAKCNSLLKPTGLMVLQAITFNDQNYEDYLKSVDFIQTHIFPGGCLLSNQELTKQFTEQTDMVIKQLHDYGFDYAHTLRDWRADFLAQRDAIRALGYDEAFIRLWAFYFGYCEGGFLERTIGVVQVTAVKPDNTDTLHFSDLPAADTLTA; encoded by the coding sequence ATGCCAACTAGGCCAACCGACCGCACACCTAACTCAAAGCTAGAGAAGCTTAGTGCTCATGTGAGCAAAACAGTGAATGACAGCGCTTTTGCCAAGCCTGTAAGTAACAGTGTGAACTATTTGGCGAGACAGGCGATATGTCGCGCATTAAAAAACTTACAGTTTGGGAGTTTGACTCTCATTGAGGCCTATGGCAAAGGTACTGCCAATCGTCAAACCTTTGGTGAGGACGTCAAAAAATCTAATGGAAAAACCCCCGCTCACCTTAGTAGCTCAGCGGTAGGCCGACATCCACTACATGTCACTATGAAAATTCATGATGCCAATGTTTATCGCCGACTGTTATTTGGCGGCTCGATTGCGCTTGCCGATAGCTATATTGAGGGTGAGTGGGATACGGAAGATTTAACAGGTTTGATACGACTGGCTGCACGTAATCTAGCCGTGTTTAATGGTCTGGAGAATCGCTTCGCTGGGTTGAGTAAAGCTCTAGAAAAAGCCAAGCATCGACTGCGCGGCAATGACAAGGCAGGGTCAAAGTCCAATATATTAGCGCATTATGATTTGGGTAATGCCATGTACGAGCGTTTTTTGGATCCGACCATGATGTACTCATCAGCGGTCTATGTAACGCCTGATACGTCTCTAGCGCAGGCACAGCAACATAAATTGGCGCTCATCTGTCAGCGCTTGCAGTTGAGGGAAAATGACCATGTCATAGAGATTGGTACTGGCTGGGGAGGCTTTGCTATTTATGCCGCCACCCATTATGGCTGTCAAGTAACCACGACGACCATCTCTGATGCACAGTATACTGAGGCGCAGCGCCGTATCGAAAAAGCAGGACTGTCGAGCAAAATCAGACTGCTCAAGCAAGACTATCGTGAACTAACAGGGCACTATGACAAACTGGTCAGTATTGAGATGATTGAGGCCGTCGGTTATGAATATCTACCGACGTTCTTTGCAAAATGTAATAGTTTACTTAAACCAACAGGGCTGATGGTGCTGCAAGCCATCACCTTTAACGATCAAAACTATGAAGACTATTTAAAGTCAGTGGACTTTATTCAGACGCATATTTTCCCTGGTGGCTGCTTACTGTCCAATCAAGAGCTAACTAAGCAGTTTACTGAGCAGACTGATATGGTTATCAAGCAACTACATGATTACGGCTTTGATTATGCTCATACCTTGCGTGATTGGCGTGCTGACTTTTTGGCACAGCGCGACGCTATCCGCGCCCTCGGTTATGATGAAGCCTTTATTCGTTTGTGGGCGTTTTATTTTGGCTACTGTGAAGGTGGGTTTTTGGAACGGACGATTGGCGTTGTACAAGTCACTGCGGTGAAGCCAGATAACACCGACACGCTGCATTTTTCTGATTTACCAGCTGCAGATACGTTGACCGCTTGA
- a CDS encoding DUF2177 family protein yields MGYVFVYLAAVVIFLGIDAVWLKTMTGLFYEKRIGHLLADEPNMIAAGVFYMFYLFALCILILYPQIKAGSSIGYIFLLGGLIGLMAYGTYDFTSLALYKGFTLDTALVDFVWGGLLTGTVSAVVAWLAYQFNWLN; encoded by the coding sequence ATGGGTTATGTATTTGTCTATCTAGCAGCTGTCGTTATATTTTTGGGTATTGATGCGGTCTGGCTCAAAACTATGACAGGGTTATTTTACGAAAAGCGCATCGGCCACTTGTTGGCTGATGAGCCAAACATGATAGCTGCAGGCGTGTTTTATATGTTTTATTTATTCGCTCTCTGCATATTGATCTTGTATCCGCAAATAAAAGCAGGCAGTTCGATCGGTTATATATTTTTATTAGGCGGTTTGATAGGTTTGATGGCTTATGGCACTTATGACTTTACCAGCTTAGCATTATACAAAGGCTTTACTCTAGACACGGCACTAGTGGACTTTGTGTGGGGCGGACTGCTCACAGGGACGGTCAGTGCGGTTGTGGCATGGTTGGCATATCAGTTTAACTGGCTCAACTAA
- a CDS encoding acyl-CoA thioesterase, which produces MAQSNTSSTAKKAPLNHELYMSILMTPDMANFIGNVHGGDLLKMLDQVAYACASRYSGNYVVTLSVDQVMFREPIYVGELVTFAASVNYVGTTSMEVGIRVEAEDVRARTIRHTNSCYFTMVAIDDNGKPTPIPPLDIKTPLQQCRADAALERKNMRMGSSKRPSCDLDNADNEHE; this is translated from the coding sequence ATGGCACAGTCCAACACTTCTTCAACCGCTAAAAAAGCCCCTCTAAACCACGAATTATATATGTCAATACTGATGACGCCTGACATGGCAAACTTCATTGGTAATGTCCATGGTGGCGATCTACTGAAAATGCTCGACCAAGTCGCTTATGCCTGTGCCAGTCGTTATAGTGGTAACTATGTAGTGACGCTATCGGTTGACCAAGTCATGTTTCGTGAGCCTATTTATGTCGGTGAATTGGTGACTTTTGCTGCCAGCGTCAACTATGTCGGTACGACATCGATGGAAGTAGGGATACGTGTTGAGGCCGAAGATGTGCGCGCGCGTACCATTCGCCACACCAATAGCTGCTATTTCACCATGGTCGCCATCGATGACAATGGTAAACCAACGCCTATTCCACCGCTAGATATCAAGACACCACTACAGCAATGCCGTGCTGATGCGGCACTTGAGCGTAAAAATATGCGTATGGGAAGCTCAAAGCGCCCCAGCTGTGATCTCGATAATGCAGATAATGAGCACGAGTGA
- the uvrB gene encoding excinuclease ABC subunit UvrB → MRMPEPRSSRQLNQLATQLQDEAEISGVNASGTQISSRAFEMVTDFEPAGDQPQAIEKLVKGINAGMDEQLLLGVTGSGKTYTMAKVISESQRPTIIMAHNKTLAAQLYGEFKAFFPNNAVEYFVSYYDYYQPEAYVAASDTFIEKDSAINDHIDQMRLSATRALLERRDAIIVASVSCIYGLGDPESYLKMLLHIVVGDRVDRTAMIKRLVEMQYTRNELDFGRGTYRLRGEILDIYPAESEQLAVRVHLFDDEVEKITWFDPLTGKTVRSVPRITLYPKSHYVTPRNKLEAASHTIRDELEHRLEYFRDNNKLIEAQRIKERTQYDLEMIQQLGYCNGIENYSQHLSGRPSGEAPPTLFDYIPEDALLFIDESHVTVSQVGAMYKGDRSRKENLVNYGFRLPSAMNNRPMKFEEWERIRPATIYVSATPALYELERSEQVVEQVVRPTGLIDPEIEIRPVLTQVDDVLSEITKRRELDERVLITTLTKRMAEDLTSYLKEYDVKVAYLHSDIDTVERMQIIHELRTGVHDVLVGINLLREGLDMPEVSLVAIFDADKEGFLRSERSLIQTIGRAARHLNGKAILYADRITPSMQKAIEETDRRREKQVAFNLEHGITPKGARRNVTDKIDTGEDLDANDNQAIPVKSHLPDVDISILRSPDLLAKEINRLEKLMKQFSRDLKFEDAAKTRDKVLELKAHLL, encoded by the coding sequence ATGCGAATGCCTGAACCGCGCTCGTCGCGTCAGTTAAACCAATTGGCCACTCAGCTGCAAGACGAAGCTGAAATCAGTGGTGTCAATGCCTCAGGGACACAAATATCAAGTCGTGCTTTTGAGATGGTCACCGACTTTGAGCCAGCTGGTGATCAGCCGCAGGCGATAGAAAAGCTGGTAAAAGGTATCAATGCTGGCATGGATGAGCAGTTGCTGCTTGGGGTTACTGGCTCTGGTAAGACGTACACCATGGCAAAAGTCATCTCTGAAAGCCAACGTCCTACCATTATCATGGCGCACAACAAAACGCTTGCCGCGCAGTTATATGGTGAGTTCAAAGCCTTCTTTCCGAACAATGCGGTTGAGTACTTTGTCAGCTATTATGACTATTATCAGCCTGAAGCTTATGTCGCAGCCAGTGATACCTTTATCGAAAAAGACAGTGCCATCAATGATCATATTGATCAAATGCGCCTATCAGCCACGCGGGCACTGTTAGAGCGCCGTGATGCCATTATCGTCGCATCGGTATCTTGTATTTACGGTCTGGGTGATCCAGAAAGCTATTTGAAAATGCTATTACATATCGTCGTCGGTGATCGCGTAGATCGCACGGCAATGATTAAGCGCTTAGTTGAGATGCAGTATACGCGTAACGAGCTTGACTTTGGCCGTGGTACTTATCGTCTGCGTGGTGAGATTTTGGATATCTATCCAGCAGAGTCTGAGCAGCTGGCTGTCCGAGTGCATTTGTTTGATGATGAAGTCGAGAAGATCACTTGGTTTGATCCCTTAACTGGCAAAACAGTGCGTAGTGTGCCACGTATCACCCTGTATCCGAAGTCGCACTATGTGACTCCGCGTAATAAGCTCGAGGCGGCAAGCCATACGATTCGTGATGAGCTTGAGCATCGTTTAGAGTATTTCCGTGACAATAATAAGCTGATTGAGGCGCAGCGTATCAAAGAGCGTACTCAATATGATCTCGAGATGATTCAACAGCTCGGCTACTGTAACGGCATCGAAAACTATTCACAGCACCTGTCTGGCCGTCCGTCAGGAGAGGCGCCGCCGACCTTGTTTGACTATATTCCAGAGGATGCGCTGCTATTTATCGATGAGTCGCATGTCACTGTGTCACAAGTTGGGGCAATGTATAAAGGGGACAGATCGCGTAAAGAAAACCTCGTCAATTATGGCTTTCGTTTGCCAAGTGCCATGAATAATCGCCCAATGAAGTTTGAAGAATGGGAGCGTATCAGACCTGCCACGATTTATGTGAGCGCCACGCCAGCGTTATACGAGCTTGAACGTAGCGAGCAAGTCGTCGAGCAGGTCGTACGTCCGACGGGTTTGATTGATCCTGAGATTGAGATACGCCCTGTACTGACGCAGGTAGATGATGTGTTGTCTGAAATTACCAAACGTCGTGAGCTCGATGAGCGCGTACTCATTACCACCTTGACCAAGCGCATGGCAGAGGATTTGACCAGCTATCTCAAAGAATATGATGTCAAAGTCGCTTATTTGCATTCAGACATCGATACCGTTGAGCGTATGCAGATTATTCATGAGCTGAGGACTGGCGTTCATGATGTATTGGTTGGCATTAACCTACTGCGTGAAGGTCTTGATATGCCTGAAGTGTCACTGGTTGCTATCTTTGATGCGGATAAGGAAGGCTTCTTGCGTTCTGAGCGTTCTTTGATTCAGACCATTGGCCGTGCAGCGCGGCATTTGAATGGTAAAGCCATTCTTTATGCTGATCGTATTACACCTAGCATGCAAAAAGCCATCGAGGAGACTGATCGTCGCCGTGAAAAGCAAGTCGCCTTTAACCTTGAACATGGCATTACGCCAAAAGGGGCGCGCCGAAATGTCACAGACAAAATCGATACTGGCGAAGACTTGGACGCCAACGACAATCAAGCCATTCCAGTCAAAAGTCATCTGCCTGATGTCGATATTAGCATATTACGTAGCCCTGATTTGCTTGCCAAAGAGATTAATCGTCTTGAGAAGCTCATGAAACAGTTCTCACGCGATTTGAAGTTTGAGGATGCTGCTAAGACAAGGGATAAGGTGCTAGAGCTAAAGGCACATTTGCTTTAG
- a CDS encoding pyridoxal phosphate-dependent aminotransferase — MLTNTNNNTNNNTDKLLKLDFNENSLGMSDSAKAAIINALGSAARYPDKQRRKLLTKVAAINGVPEEQVLLGNGSIESIRAVVQMLHDKALKTNVAFQLVIPDPTFGCAALYAVSLGVPVVKVPLTTDNYDFDFERLQEAADEFAGISLFYLCNPNNPTAIITATDKLKNWIKNAPENHYFLLDEAYFGYVTDPSFESGVEWIKQELSDNLVVVRTFSKLFGLAGLRVGYAIANPQTILEIESLMSTDNINLSGAVAAIATLEDEAFLAHSLQTTNQARQMMEATLDELGLRYLPSQTNFIFHEIKGDVQTYIDRMREHGIAVGREFPSIPSFNRITLGTPEEMTVVIEALKLFREKGWV; from the coding sequence ATGCTTACTAATACCAATAATAATACCAATAATAATACTGATAAATTACTCAAATTAGACTTCAATGAAAACTCCTTAGGCATGTCAGACTCTGCCAAAGCAGCCATCATCAACGCCTTAGGCAGCGCTGCTCGTTATCCAGATAAACAGCGTAGAAAACTATTGACCAAAGTAGCCGCTATAAATGGCGTGCCTGAAGAACAAGTTCTATTGGGTAATGGGTCCATTGAGAGTATCAGGGCTGTCGTACAAATGCTGCATGACAAAGCATTAAAGACAAACGTAGCGTTCCAACTGGTCATTCCAGACCCAACCTTTGGGTGTGCAGCGCTGTATGCAGTTTCCCTTGGCGTACCAGTGGTAAAGGTACCGTTGACTACCGATAACTATGATTTTGACTTTGAAAGATTGCAGGAAGCTGCCGATGAATTTGCCGGTATCAGCCTGTTTTATCTTTGTAATCCCAATAACCCAACAGCAATCATTACCGCAACGGATAAGCTGAAAAATTGGATAAAAAACGCCCCAGAAAACCATTACTTCTTACTGGATGAAGCCTACTTTGGATATGTCACAGACCCAAGTTTTGAGAGTGGGGTTGAGTGGATAAAGCAGGAGTTGTCAGATAACCTGGTTGTCGTTCGTACCTTTTCAAAATTATTTGGGCTTGCAGGTTTGCGAGTAGGCTATGCGATTGCAAATCCGCAAACTATTTTAGAAATTGAATCCTTAATGTCTACGGATAATATTAATTTATCAGGTGCCGTTGCCGCGATAGCCACACTAGAAGATGAAGCGTTTTTGGCGCACAGTTTGCAAACCACCAATCAAGCAAGGCAGATGATGGAGGCGACACTCGATGAGTTGGGACTGCGTTATTTGCCATCGCAAACTAACTTTATTTTTCATGAAATTAAAGGCGATGTACAGACATATATAGATAGAATGAGGGAGCATGGCATTGCGGTTGGTCGAGAGTTTCCTTCTATCCCAAGTTTCAATCGTATCACGCTTGGTACGCCTGAAGAGATGACGGTTGTTATTGAAGCATTGAAGTTATTTCGGGAGAAAGGTTGGGTCTGA